The following nucleotide sequence is from Coffea eugenioides isolate CCC68of chromosome 10, Ceug_1.0, whole genome shotgun sequence.
AGCTTCTGAAAAAAAAGACCAatcctcccttttttttaaatttgtttgaattgatatttttcagaatttttgtatatataagataaaaatttaattaaggtatgtgttcacgaaaaaaatataaattttttttgaattaatttttcttacactgtcaattatgtaaaatttgaatttgaaattaaatttttacacatatatCATAAATTCAACGATGATAGTTTGTACACAAACAAAcagtatataagatttattatttttttttttttgaagaaagatGGCTTGCTATTGCTACTTGTCAAATAACTACTATTCCCTTACTCTTCACTCCGCCTTGGTACCTTGGTAGTAGTAATAAGACCCTCGAATAGTTTGACTGCTTAGCCAATTTCTCTCCACCATCACCACCgccgccaccaccaccacccccgACCAGCGTGAACCACCTTGGGTGGTCATTTTTTTGTTAGTGATGATGGAACCCAAGTTCACCGGAAAGCCCATAACGGCCCACAACGCTGTTGACCTGGACCAAATGCCAGACACTCCCAACCGAGGAGCCCACCACCGCCGAGCCCAATCCGAGACTTTCTTCCGCTTCCCTGACCTGGACGACGATATCCTCTTAGACGATGTCGTCGTCTTCGACCTCCCTCCAGGTCCTTCTCTTTCGTCAGATGCTACCCAGCTTCAGCCAAACAACAATGAGTCGGGCCGGGCTCAGGCTCAGCCTGCTAGGCTTATTGAGAAAAGTCATTTCAGGAGCTTATCCGTGGACGCTGACTTCTTCGAGGGTTTGAATTTTGGTGCCTCGTCGTCCTCCTCCGCCGACGGGGTCGGCGGAGGAGGGTCCGCGGCTGCGGGTTCGGGGGCGCCCTTGGGCCCTCGTCATAGGCATAGTAGTTCCATGGATGGGTCGTCGTCTTTTGCTTCGGCCATGACGACGTCGTTTGAAGCTATGATGGCGGATTCTGATAAGAAGACCGCGGGAGCAGATAGACTCCAAGAACTTGCTTTGATTGATCCTAAAAGAGCTAAAAGGTTgcaactttttaaaattttttttgtattcttttttcatttatttcagtTCGATTTTATATTTTCGAGTTTTGttcatttacattttttttctggTATCAATattttgaatgttatttatgggagccttttatttatttatttttttttctgggggCTCTTAAATTTGGGATGTGATATGGTTTGTGAggtattttattgttttgaaataattattcGAGTAGATATTTGTTAGCCTGTGTTTGGTTCCTCTTGGTGGATTGGAGTTGCTTAATGAAGAAATTTTGGCTACTTTCTCATTTAATATAATTCCAATGATTCTGATAGAGAACCAAACAGAGACTAATTTCATTTCTAATAATCTTTTCAATATGTAtctgattcttttcttcttgtgtttccttttttttgggatCTTGTTTTTGGTGaaagttgtttattttgtcCAGCTTCAAGACAAGATGAGACCCAGAGTTTGAACTATTGGCCACATGTCATTCTCTAGATGGTGACATTTCACCACTTGCAATAATACACAGATACACAGAGATAGAAACAAAAATAGCTGTCTAGTTAGATGATCACTTGACAAGGCAGTGCGTACTTGGTTTTGCTCTTAGAAACAGTAGCATCTTGCAATACCTGAGTTAATTTGTAATGAAAATTTATATCATCAACGTTAGCTTACATAAGTTGTAATTATTTACATGTTAGTGCTCTCACTTTATACATTATTTTATAGGTTTGAACCATCAATTCTTTTCTGCATGTTTGATAGATTTTTGTGTGTTATACAGCTATTTTGAGGATAAAAATGTTTTCTTTCGCATGCAATATTGCAGGATTCTTGCAAATAGACAATCTGCCGCACGTTCTAAGGAGAGGAAAATACGCTACACAAGTGAGCTTGAAAGGAAAGTACAAACCCTGCAGACAGAAGCTACAACGCTATCTGCACAGGTCACAATGCTGCAGGTGTGTGTCTTTATGTTCTTATGGAAATTTTATTTCAAATGCTTGAAATCGGATAACATGCATTTTGAGTTAATTCATATGGTTGCCTTTGTTGTGATTTTGGAGTTTATGTTATCATCAGAGGTCAGTCTGATCGTGTAGATATGAAACAGACATTTTTGCATTGTCTCTTTCACATAGAGGTCTTAATTCAACAGCTTTGTAATTTTGTTTGGTTGCTGCTAGTAAGTATTGCTCCATAAATTGACAAGGGATGTTGTAAGATTACAAGGTGTGCTGAGAATATAAAGGATTTAGTTTCATAGCTATGTTGTTTTTTCGTCTTGTACTTTAATCTGATTGGTTTTTTCTTGTCACTTACTGTTTCTGTATAGGCTTTTAGAGTTCCTTGCGTCAATCTTCACTTTACAGTGATATTTCTCTTTCTAGTTTGCATGTCATACCACTATTGCATGGTGCATGGTCCTCAGTTATCTGTTTAGTACAACATGTATATTGTTGTTTTGGGAGGAAAGGAGGGAGGAAAAGGACAATTCAAAAGATTATTTAAGAAAGTTTGAACACTAAAAGAAAGTGAAAGAgttttttaaagacaatgtATTACTGTTCTTTTATCGCTTTGACTTATCCTGTAAGAACCAAAAAATGGAAgagaaaattcaattttttgctTCAGTCCTCTGCCTTCCATTCCCCAACAACAATAATTGTAgctccaatttttcttttttttttcattgtctACAATTTGAGAAACTTTatagaaatctttttttttttccattagtTCAAGCTGGTGTAACTTCCTGAATTCGGAGAAAATAACTTCTTTTAGCAGCTGAAGACAATTTCATCTCAGAAGATGGAGTCACCTCCTCCTCTGAGATTAAAGATGAGAGATAATGGGAAAATTCCATAAGACACATGCCACATTTAAaactataaaaataaattagaaGTTGCTGCAGAAATCTAAGAAGGAAGGAGAccaaaatgcaatacaagtATGTCACCACAATGATGATTTAGGCACCCTAAATTTATGATATATCACATTGGAGACAAGTTAAGTCGTCAAATATCTACTCCTTTTAATCCTTAAAACAAAATAGGATGATGGGCAGGAGTATTCTGAGATTTTGTttttacttttaattttttttcgggttgggatttttttttggggggaggGGGGCGGGGAATGTGTTCTGAGATGGTTTTGGCAGGTAGTTGGTGGAAGGAAGTCAAGATAGTCCTGGTCGAGCTAGGTAGGATAGTGTTGGGTGAATAAGTGAAGATCGAAAGGAGATGAAGCAAAGGAAGAGTGGCGAAGAAGATGGCAGCGGGCACAAAAAATGTGGTGGAAGAGTTTGGGTTTTCTGATGTGGTTTTGAGGGAGAGGACAATATCTGAGTTTTTTTGGGGAAAGGAAGATGGGTAGGACATTGAAGAAGGTAATTAAGTACGTTAACTTTATCATGTTCATAGCTTATGATACATCTGTCACCAATTTGAAGGAGTTCAGTAGTTGGCCTATTTTTTGTGGAAATTAAAGACTTGAGGGCGTATAGACACAATTGAAGCTGAGGGAGCAATGTGTTACTGACCTTTAGTTTAGGCTGTTTTAGtgcattttatccttttcaataATGAAGCATgagtagaaaaaaaaaggtaaaaaaaaaccATGAGGAAATAATTGTATTGAAGGTAACATATAAATAACAAATC
It contains:
- the LOC113750111 gene encoding transcription factor VIP1, translated to MMEPKFTGKPITAHNAVDLDQMPDTPNRGAHHRRAQSETFFRFPDLDDDILLDDVVVFDLPPGPSLSSDATQLQPNNNESGRAQAQPARLIEKSHFRSLSVDADFFEGLNFGASSSSSADGVGGGGSAAAGSGAPLGPRHRHSSSMDGSSSFASAMTTSFEAMMADSDKKTAGADRLQELALIDPKRAKRILANRQSAARSKERKIRYTSELERKVQTLQTEATTLSAQVTMLQRDTTGLTAENKELKLRLQAMEQQAHLRDALNDTLREEVQRLKIAASQIPTANGNNFNRGMRPQYSSQAQTFHHFGNHQAEQHQQQQQHHMPQSTMNPGFSTQPKPSFLDFNHKV